A segment of the Pogoniulus pusillus isolate bPogPus1 unplaced genomic scaffold, bPogPus1.pri scaffold_47_arrow_ctg1, whole genome shotgun sequence genome:
ctagaatgttctggtgagaagaagtaggtTGCAGGCTGCGGAAAGCAAactatggtgatgtctactttactcaaaggcttgctgagatgtatgggaataagaagtaaaaacattagataatcactctcacttgggctgctggctgagctgcatctctttaacctcaccctccattttgggctaatccactttgcttcctaaccctctggctgaacctccattcttccttgagactggagtaaggtggagaggggtagggggaagatgaaggggtggttgagagcccctcctggggactcaggtttctgggaggggagttgtgtttctgtatttccttttcccttgtatatttctgtctataactgtatgtactgtaaatatctgcttgtatattgtgccagctgtaaataaatagcttcattcatatttccagagccctgctgactctagtctgggtgatttctaaagtgtggaggggcagggaacacccaaaccattacatctTATATTTGGCACTCCAACgaggggcaaattcatttggagtgattgttaattaactctgggaagaagcttTTTTACATAGTGGGGGCTACTGTGTGGCCTATTTTCTGTTTCCTTGTTTATAACTGGATCAAAGCCCAGATtgattattttttgtttaatataatttttaagaaggtcaaagctaaactcacatccattttttggagttggggggatttcatccttggctaTATTGGTTTTGATGTCACTAagtcttttaccagtaacattacagctGTATTCACCAGTAACTACAGGAAATGGAAGCAgtacttctgctttatctacagccctCATGAGAGTTATCTTACCtaaaactgagatgccagacccttgttctgaattttattcacatcagactgtggcatttctgtcgtggttcttgtaattttgattttcatatgaattctggcattatgtaagaGAAACTCGagtgtgatgcctttaagaaCTAAAAAGAAGCTGTCTGTGTCCCATACTGGCAAAGATAAACAATTCAGCGAACCAACACAACACCAAAGAGAactcaggggcacagcaaggaacaGCCACTACACCTCCTCCCCTAGGTTCTGGGAAAGTTGCCAGTGTTCCTATCTCGAATGATAACAtggcaggatgcccaggaaCACAGGTGACTACTCAAAGCCAAGATGTTCCCTCAACTAATAACACTAGTGCAGCCAGTTTgaatccccaggcagcagacaagGACCCTGgctctaaggcagatttgaactcacagtcctcaggccagacccccagtgAGTCAAAGTCTATCTCCACGTAGATCATTTAGGCTCCTGCCAAAGCCCGAGCTAAGACACGACCTTTGACAAAGAGTGGCTCCATAAAGCCCATTTGGTTTAGATCAGCAGaacagttctcagcaatactctcaGTGAAACAGGCAGTAGTGGTTTGTgatagtttgagcccagctgggatattgtggtgagaggaattggattacaggctatgaaaagaaacattggtgatggctacttcactcataggcttgctgagaggtgttaGAAGAACACAGACATAGATAACATAGtctgtctgggctctggggctgcatgaagttttttctctaacctgccatctgtgtgactaatccatctgctcccTAACGCCCCTGGCCGAAACTCACCTTAAGTGTCAGGcagagactggggtaaggtagaaggatgggagaaggtggaagggtggttgggagcccctcatggggactcaggtttctgggagggctgctgtgtttctgtattactttttaacatgtgtatttctgtatagactgtaaatatctgctggtatattgtgctaagctgtaactataaagcttcactcaatttccagatcaactgaatatagtctggatgattttcctaagtgtggggggcaggtaacacccaaaccatcacaggaagcAAGATGGGAATCAACAGCCAAAAGGGAAGAGCTGCAGGCATGGGACAGtgtagcacaggctgcagcaggcagggacaagggctctgtccccttggctCTGGCAGTTGCCTCTGCCACCAAGACCTGGGAGGAGAAACTTTCCTTTGAAGGTTTCAGGCTCTGCTGTTCCAAGGgctgtggtcagggcttggccttTCTGCTCCGTAAACCAAAAGCCAAGGCCCtgcactctgcctttgtctcctgCACTCATGGCCTCAGTGAGCTGCTCTAAGGAGTCCCTGGGAGGCTCTGTCAGTAACGACCCTCAGTGGGGCCAATCAGTGCTTCAAGGCACTTTGGGGCTTGCTTCTGAtttgcactgctgcagaggcttgttcaggctgctggcagcacctgagGAGCATGGACTCAGCCCCAAACACTCAATGGGGCTCATTAATACCCTGCTGAGCCACAactttgcctctgctgcttgccaagagctctgcagctacttGGAGAGGGTTTTGTTCTGAGAAGCATCTGCTCAGAATGCTTTGCAAGGGAACATTTCATCACTCTCCAGCAGGAGTTGTCTCTgggcaagcaaagcagagcagagcctgccccaggctgctgccaaggaacagactctgcagcatctgctcagcacaagctgtgtctgacgcagagatgctgccagcagaagcttctgctgaggctctgcactTGCTTTCCTGCTTGCTCCTTCTTGGGGAGGCCACAGAGTGTCCCAGaatgtcctgccctgctcactgctcaccctcactgcccactgcctccagcagaggCCAGAGGCACAGGTGAGGCACAGGATCTCctttgccaggggctgggggtcagggcttGGCCCTTTGCACTCATGAAAGCCCTCCAGGTTTGCTCAGCCTCAGAGCCACCTTTAGCTGCTGTCCTGAGttgtcagctctgcctccagctctctgctctgtccagCCCCTGCAGGGGCTTCAGTGCCTCCAGGTATGCTTcccttgcacccactgcctcctgctgctcgaAGCAGGCACTGGGGACACTTCTGCAGTGTCCCTCCCTGGGACTCATTAAGACTCCAAGCAACTTCAGAGTTTGACTCTGACTTTGAATTCTGCAGAGGTTTCTTCAGCTTCTCAGTCTCTGAGGTTCATGAACTCAGCACCAAAGCCACCAGAGGGGTCCTTAAAATACCTTGAGCTGGTCCTCTGCTGttgagctggggcaggctgctgggctggagggagctgctagcaagcaggcagcactgcagagagacagctctggccaggagcatctcttctgcacagcacagcagggctgagggcactgccaggggatctcagggagatgaggaaggcagagagagcttTGAGGTGGCCACGACTGGGAGGCTGACTGGGAGCTCACTGGAGAAGTCACTGCAGTCACTGCCATGGTGAGTCTGtgagtgcagggcagggcagtgcaggtGCAGTTCCTGGAGGCATCTcttacagctggcacagccacaaCTGATGTGGGCTGTAAAGAGGACTCCCTGTCCAGAGACCATTGTCAAACCATTGTGAAgagctgtgcagccctggggtgcaggcagggttgggcagggctgtccGTCAGAGCAGGGTCCCTGCAGCGCAGCGGCtgagtgctggggcagggtctctGCCATCAGCCAGGCTTAGCTCTCAGCCTGCATGGGGAGCtccccatggcactgtggggagAAGATGTCACTTGAAGGAGCcaccctgggcaaggcagggcaggacagggcagggtagggtttttctcctgtggaaaggctgctgtgtgggtcagggctgctcacagctccagctcagccttgGGACATTGGCTGCATTGCAAGAGATGGTGCAAGGCAGAGGCTGACCTAAAGATGAACTTTGCAGGCTCTCTAATCTCAGCCCTCTAAGGGAAAGGGGACAGGTGGTGGCAAGGCACAGAGCTCCTGAACAGAAGGCATCAGCAGATCTGCCAGAAACCTCCCAAAGTGACTCCTCTGCCtacaggcagctccagctcccttctGCTGGCAGCAACAACCTTTGTCTGACCTATCCTTGGGAGCTGTTGTCAGGGAGATgcccctgggcagtgcctgctgtcaggaggtgtctgcagggcagagctgagcacacagcattTGGGATGAGGTTTGAGGACACTGACAGGGAGGAGGCTTTGGGCAGACAaacagcagagagctccaggcagcagagagccaggccACCCTCTGCAGCACTTGGCTCAGAGGCACAGGCAAAGAGAGAAGAGTTCTCAAGCACATTGTTAGTGAGAGCAACCTCAAATGCAAGTCACTcaagggcagagcagctctgctgactcTGGATAAGGCACAGGGAAACCTTTAGTCCCCCAGGACAAAGCAGGCAGAGATCAGTGTCAGAGATGAGGacttctgctccttcagctcctcactCAGCAGCTCAGAGAAGGAAGCTGAGAGAAGCTCCCCCAGGTACACAGAAGTGACTTTGAAGAGCACTCCTTGGGAAACTGAGCAGGAGAGGAACAAAGCAGCCTGCCCTAACTCGCTGATGTCTTCTCCTCTCTCAACAGCACTCATGtttagagagaacaaatgcacAATGGCAGCTCCATCACTGAGttgctcctcctgccattcccaggcacacagcagctgcagctcctgcacttctgcctcttcctggccacctacctggctgccctcctgagcaacagcctcatcatcaccaccatctcctggcaccaccacctgcacacccccatgtacttcttcctcctcaacctCTCCATTCTTGACCTTGGCTTAATCTCCATCACTGTGCCCAAAGCCATGGACAGTTCCCTGACGGGCATCAGGGAAATTTCCTATGCAGGATGTGCTGCTCAGGTCCTTCTCTTTGCCTTTTTCATTCCAGCAGAGTATTTTCTCCTCACCATCATGGCCTACGACCGCTACgttgccatctgcagacccctgcactatggcaccctcctgggcagcagagcttgtgcccacatggcagcagctgcctgggcctgtGGCTTtctccatgctctgctgcacacagccaatacattttccctgcccctctgccagggcaatgcTATGCACCAGTTCTTCTGTGAGATCCCCCAGATCCtcaagctctcctgctccacagcctaccTCAGGGAACTTTGGCTCATTGTGGTCAGTGTCTGTGTATTCTTTGTCTGTTTTGTGTTCATTGTGGTGTCCTATGTGCAGAtcttcagggcagtgctgaggatgccctctcagcagggacgccacaaagcctttgccacctgcctccctcacctggctgtgctctctctgtttCTCAGCACTGGCTTCTTTGCCTACCTGAAGTCCCCTTCTATCTCTTCCCCACCGCTGGACCTGGTGGTGTCAGTTCTGTACTCAGTGGTGCCTCCAGCAATGAACCCTCTCATCTATGGCCTGAGGAACCAGGAGCTGAAAGCTgccctgagcaaactgctctCTGGATGTTTTCAGAAGCAATAAACTCTTtgtcttctgctgcagagcagctctggtgtcACTCTGAGCAGGCCCAGCCTGGCTTCCAGACCTTTTGCTCTTGGTGGTGGATAGTTTCACTTGTGAGAACACTccgaatcacagaaccattgagactggaaaagacctctcagatcctCATGTCCAGCTGTCACGGAGGGGGATTCCCAatgcctatttggtggaggagagaaattaattaatgtgagaggatatttataaaaatatatttattaaactccaatatttctactctccccacccccaaccactgaactttaatattaaactgTTCTTTAAAAGGTTATGAAGGCATTATGGAATATCTATCTACAGAAGCTTATTCCTAACCagcaaacattgaaactattaacagagagagaactTTCCCCGTGGCTCAATGCCGCCTGGGCTCTTACCCTATTTGCctggcaaagctgagctgaaagctgctctctgctttatggcagaggtaatagaaattgcagaggcatctactcacacttcttatcaatcaccctccggggctgcctcagcctgtgcctagtgtccaattcttcagggtctctgcctgtggactttgaggctggaatcctccggcatcaggggaaatggcaggctctggccttactgctgttggatcctgctggctgctctctgcaggggtacacaggcaggatctccaggtgcagaggcaggattccgttCAGTCTGAGCAGAGGTCCAACGCTTGCTTCTCAGGCCAATCGaacgcagacaagtgggtctgctcatGGCACCCACAGCAATGTGCAACCAGgcactcatacaaaggcaggcataaagctgcaaggaaatatgcaggcaggcaggcaagcaatgtggtGGAGCCACAaggaatgtggggcaggctgcacatgagcctgtgcacccctatttattaaatgtaggCTATTGATGGTCTCATTGAtgactagaatgaccaatcaggttggcagtcagccaaaccttaccatactaggtaaaacccacaggcctggactccaaatatgggaatcacctgggcccagcaccaggcaggcacgagctgagtgtgtggggacttacacaatcaggtgtcctgggcaactgacttcatggccctggtctgttgtgcccctttgtgctcgtttacccctggtgcaggcagagagacatatccaggcagagcaggcataaataagcctgatttgggcctacaggccctccacaacaccagcacatcagctaaaccatgccagcaagtgccacatccaatcctttcttaaagacctccaggatactgactccaccacctcccggggcagtcCTCTCCACTGCCTAATcacctttccatcaggaagtgcttcctaatatccaccctaaacctcctctgagtTCAGGGAGCTTCAAGCCGTGCACTTGTCCTCTCACAAGTTACCTGGAAGAAGAGCCTgatcccacctgactacaacctggTTGTAGAGTGTGACAAGATCCcttctaagtctcctcttctccaggctgaacacccccagctccctcagcctctcatcacgaGACTTCCCcttcagccccctcaccagtctcatcactcttctctggacccaatccagcacctcaatatcctggatgctctcagccCCTTTCTGTTTGCTCTTCTCTTTGAGGGTTTCtgacagaggagctgtgctccttgtttctttaaacaaaataaaagcccTGCCAGTAACCGTTTAGTTCCTCAGATCCTTCTCCTAAGACTTTTCTGGAACTTCAGTTTCCCAAGTGCCCAAGAAAGCATCCCATAGATGAAAACAGCAGGGAAGAGCTAAAGCATGTGAGTGTGCAGGGGTGGGGCAGGCAGAAGTGTTCTGCAGAGAGAGGCCTCCCGTGAGAGatgtgaaggagcagcagagcagcagcagctccaaaccCGTGTTTGCTGGATCTAaccctgggaaagctgccacagGTCCAGCACGGTGGACTGGCCCCTCACAGACAGCATTTCCAGCCCTGGCCTCTCACCTTGGCTTGCATAAGTTCTTTGAACACAGCATCAGGAGCTCAGCAGTCCCTGTTTGCATTTCGTGATGAGAGGTCAGCATGGACATCATGTCTGTGAGGTGAGAGGAACCTGAGTGAGCACAAACAccatcagctgctcctgggggtACCAAGGCACTGGAGGCTTCAGGAGCCTCCcagcctctggcaggggcagcagcaggtcagCAGGACACTAACTGCTGCATTGCAGGGCCTGTGGGAGTGATGGGGAAGGACTCTGCCTCTGAACATGCCAGGGGGCACCAGGAGGCTATGAGGCCAGCTCAGATGTGGGCACCTGACAGAGCCCTGACATTTCTCTGTGTGACTGCAGAACAATCCCCACTGCCCCAGTGGGATTCGTCTCAGGTGTCCTGGACAGGCTCATTGCAAATGTTCCTCTCTGCTCATGTGACCCTGCCATGGagggcccaaaaataggcttagtTATGCCTTGCTGTGATGAATAGTCCCAAAGGGCataaaaatgggcttaagcatgtcctgtcttatttacctgcctgtctgcattgcagccagaggtgggaaaacaggacaaagaaacacAGACAACGTAGCCTGGTTTAATCCAGTTGCCTGAGAGGGGCTTTGTAGGACCACGTCCCTGTCATGTGCAAGGGGTCTGCAccccccatttttggaagacaacagcttgtgggttcttccatttttgggtctacttgggtgattgccagaggtgattgggtgattgtgtggccaatgaggcCATTAGCCTCAGCCATTACACTGTAAGTGGGGGTGAAGAGGTGAATAAGGAGCTTGCCTGCTCGTTCGTTCGTCTCTCACCCACCGCTCACCTGCCcatcacctcagcctcctcagcctcctcagccacctcagcctcctcagcctcctcagccacctcagccacctcagcctcctcagccacctcagccagcagctgattccactttgcagcccacgtggaattcacctcaggacttctgttgaatattttcctgcctatgatTTGGGCCAtggacattaggactagtgagtattctccattctttgttcaagttgctaaaggattttaaccAGCCTCACAGGCAgtgaatgaagctgccagactctctgtTAAAGACATTTCCTGAAACCTTTCAAATTCCCATtgtacagagacattctgtgaaacagttcTGCTAACAGCATCCAAGAagttgtgtggagagttgtaaataagtttgggggaataattttgtgtatattaataaatcatttaataacttttaaatcagCCTCactgcattttaccccaaactcagatttcaactggcCCTTTCATaacactgccaggccacctaatgaatacattccaatagatttggttctctccactatccctttcctcctcctggctggaggcagggcacccctaatgctgaacatggcatgtggggtgtacacagtaattggtgttgttgtgagagaaattgcaattgttggaataattgcagttgctatggggagctgaagaagtgacagctactttcctggcattgctgcctctgtttctgccactctgcagttccctgactctctttgaaagagctgaagtaggtttaccatcccatttgttcatgttctcaccgtattggTCATGCAGAGTTacccacagtgacgcacgtgattgctgctgtctaggtggaatttgtctcctcctgggctggaattgccttgcaggaggtgggtgtctgttcctgatggcagaaacatgcacccattcagatgatgcaggaatggtgtcCATTATCAGAttggaaatgtttctgagatACTCCTTCACTTCTTTCATGccatctttaattccttcattgATGCTATCTTTGATGccatctttcatctctgtacccagagtttttatggcacagattacaGCAGAATGTGCCaaactgtcctctatctgcctgagctggtcagtgaattcaccaacagtgatagaccttccattatcactccttgataggaacttgctggccaagatgttagcataggatgaaggagcaagcttaatcagcttcttcatgagacctgttccaagaggaatgtcatcaggctcatgagtgccatgatctccataaagcacttccttcacagcaaactccttcagaagcttaattccctgctcaatggtgttccacttcttggcagcccatggcagatcatctcgggaaggatatctcatagccacagccaacagaaggcgtgtccacaagctaaccttaccaagaggacttgccaggtatttgcCCACTCctctctccttggtgagtggccctagctgcttggcagacttgtctcctacctgcagggcattggcactaatgctacagcatctcaccagccagcttaggattggctctcctgattcccttgagtattcctttctaacttcactgacctctctgagaggatcgttggagtcctggatgtcatcctcctcctcttcctcttgttgatctggttgtccctggcctagaacagaactttcctcatagcactcttaaattcattggaaccatcctctttcttggcagccaacctcacagcactcttctcatttgagtatttcgatctcagcatgtttgcaaggtctcacagactaagtgcctcctcttcctcctcttgctgatcaccagaggtc
Coding sequences within it:
- the LOC135174088 gene encoding olfactory receptor 14J1-like; its protein translation is MYFFLLNLSILDLGLISITVPKAMDSSLTGIREISYAGCAAQVLLFAFFIPAEYFLLTIMAYDRYVAICRPLHYGTLLGSRACAHMAAAAWACGFLHALLHTANTFSLPLCQGNAMHQFFCEIPQILKLSCSTAYLRELWLIVVSVCVFFVCFVFIVVSYVQIFRAVLRMPSQQGRHKAFATCLPHLAVLSLFLSTGFFAYLKSPSISSPPLDLVVSVLYSVVPPAMNPLIYGLRNQELKAALSKLLSGCFQKQ